The genomic stretch TTGTGTATTAAAGGCATCTGCTAAAGCGAGAAATCTTAGTAAAGCTTGTAAAGAACCAATGTCTTCTGAGGGGTCCAAACTAGATGGTTTAAAGATTCTACATTGGAACAATAAAATTGAGATAAAAATAGTTAAGATAATTCGATTCATAAAAATTTCCTTAAAATAAGACTGAGTATCGAAGTTCTGCATAAATCGAATTGAATTGAGGGCGGTACACATTTACACCTTGAGGTTTGTCCCAACTAGATTCGAAATCCCAACCTTCTTTGAATTGTTTTCCGCCAGATTGGACAACTGGTCTTTCTGGGTATGTATCTCTTCCGATCATATATGCATGTATGATATTTGTGATGTAGATGATACCTGCCGTTCCAAGTCCAACTAAGTACTTAGTGTTCGCTTCTTTTGCATTGTTTTTACTTTTTACGATTAAGTCGTCTGCGATAGAGGTTTCGATATATCCTGCTAGGAATTCGCTCGGCAAACTAATGTTTTGTGCGGTAAGTCTAGTTCCTGGTCCTCCAATTTGATTTAACAATACCATTGTATCGTAATGTGATTTTGCATTTTTTTCTTCAGTCCGTAGGGGACCCAAACTATAAAGAAGGGATCCAAAAAATAAGATTCCAAATGTACCTGCAGATGTAGTTTGTCCCCCGCAGTACTGTCCCCATCCTGGTAAAACCGCAGATCTCCAAATCAATGCCAAACGACCTCCGCATTTTGTGGCTGCCGGTGAGGGACCAAGTTGCCTAGTTGCTAACCATTCCGCCTCGGCTTTTGCTTCTTTTTCTGCTTCTGATTCTTGTTTCGCTAATTCATCTTGTCTTTGTTTTTCTGCGAGTTTCTCTTCTTCTTCTAAACGTTTGCGTTCCTTTTCGTCTGCGATTTGTTTTTCCTTTTCTAATTTTGCCCTTTCTTTCTCTTCCTTATCACGTAACTTTTTTTCTTCCGCAATGCGAATTTTTTCTGCTTCTTGTTCGCTTACGTCTTTATAAACAACTTTTAAGATTTGGAATTTTGTTAACGTTTGGATTCCATCACTCGTTTGGATGGTAAGCCCTCTTTCATTTTGATCGGTAACCTTTCCTTTGATGGTTTTGCCATTTTTTAAAATCACTGTGTTGATGGCTAAAATTGGAAATGAGTAAGCAAGGATGAGGATTAATAGGTATTTTTTCATGGAATGGAATCTTTGGAAGGTTCTTGTATT from Leptospira levettii encodes the following:
- a CDS encoding LA_0442/LA_0875 N-terminal domain-containing protein, producing the protein MKKYLLILILAYSFPILAINTVILKNGKTIKGKVTDQNERGLTIQTSDGIQTLTKFQILKVVYKDVSEQEAEKIRIAEEKKLRDKEEKERAKLEKEKQIADEKERKRLEEEEKLAEKQRQDELAKQESEAEKEAKAEAEWLATRQLGPSPAATKCGGRLALIWRSAVLPGWGQYCGGQTTSAGTFGILFFGSLLYSLGPLRTEEKNAKSHYDTMVLLNQIGGPGTRLTAQNISLPSEFLAGYIETSIADDLIVKSKNNAKEANTKYLVGLGTAGIIYITNIIHAYMIGRDTYPERPVVQSGGKQFKEGWDFESSWDKPQGVNVYRPQFNSIYAELRYSVLF